The Latilactobacillus sakei subsp. sakei DSM 20017 = JCM 1157 genome includes a window with the following:
- the rhaB gene encoding rhamnulokinase, translating into MKNYIAVDIGASSGRLMLGQLVDQKLELKELHRFSNGFIKENGHDRWDIDRLIDEIFKGLEIAKKQGIENAVLGIDTWAVDYVLIGDDGRKLQDPCSYRDSRTANSIQELTSEYSKEYIYKKTGIQFLDFNTLYQLYEEDNELLDKTDRIMMIPDYIGYVLTGNAVTEVTNASTTQMMNLRQGLFDDDLLKKVNVTDDQFPKLVDAGTKLGKLSHKWYRQYDIPKCEVVTTTTHDTASAVVGTPGKGDDWAFLSSGTWSLLGRELDVPENGEEAFKKNYTNEWGAYGTYRFLKNIMGLWIIQSIRKEQNNKFSFAEMAEAAEKVEPFQQFIDINDERFKNPSSMIDEIKAYCQETKQKVPDTTGELVNTVYSNLALFYANELQKLARITKKPINVLNIVGGGSNVAFLNQLTSDLASVRVEAGPGEATAIGNILVQMIALGDIKNVSAARSIVSASNGIRHFVPRENYYGEVLEAYQNYINRKSEGTGE; encoded by the coding sequence TTGAAAAATTATATTGCAGTTGATATTGGGGCTTCTAGTGGACGATTGATGTTGGGTCAACTAGTAGATCAAAAATTAGAACTTAAAGAGTTGCATCGGTTTTCGAATGGATTCATCAAAGAAAATGGCCATGATCGGTGGGATATTGACCGATTAATTGATGAAATATTTAAAGGCTTAGAAATCGCAAAAAAACAAGGCATCGAAAACGCAGTTTTAGGAATTGATACATGGGCAGTCGATTATGTATTAATTGGCGATGATGGACGGAAACTACAAGATCCATGTAGTTATCGTGATAGTCGTACTGCTAATAGTATTCAAGAATTAACATCTGAGTATTCTAAAGAATATATTTATAAAAAAACGGGCATTCAATTTTTGGATTTTAATACACTATACCAGTTATATGAAGAAGATAATGAGTTACTTGATAAAACTGATCGAATTATGATGATACCAGATTATATTGGTTATGTTTTAACGGGAAACGCAGTTACGGAAGTAACGAATGCCTCTACAACACAAATGATGAATCTTCGTCAAGGATTATTTGATGATGATTTATTAAAGAAGGTAAATGTAACTGATGATCAATTTCCAAAATTAGTAGATGCAGGAACAAAATTAGGAAAATTGTCACATAAATGGTATCGACAATATGATATACCAAAATGTGAAGTTGTAACGACAACAACACACGATACAGCTTCTGCCGTCGTTGGAACACCCGGAAAAGGTGATGACTGGGCATTTTTGAGTTCAGGAACATGGTCACTGCTTGGTCGAGAGTTGGATGTACCTGAAAATGGTGAAGAAGCATTTAAAAAAAATTATACAAATGAATGGGGAGCATACGGTACTTATCGATTTTTAAAAAATATCATGGGACTTTGGATTATTCAGAGTATTCGAAAAGAACAAAATAATAAATTTAGTTTTGCAGAAATGGCTGAAGCAGCTGAAAAGGTTGAACCATTTCAACAATTTATTGATATTAATGATGAACGTTTTAAAAATCCAAGCAGCATGATTGATGAAATCAAGGCATATTGTCAGGAAACGAAACAAAAGGTCCCTGATACAACAGGTGAATTAGTAAACACTGTTTACTCAAATCTAGCGCTATTTTACGCGAACGAACTACAAAAATTAGCGCGGATTACTAAGAAACCAATTAACGTTCTAAATATTGTTGGTGGTGGTAGCAATGTAGCATTCTTAAACCAACTAACAAGTGATTTGGCGTCAGTGAGAGTCGAAGCTGGCCCTGGTGAGGCAACTGCAATTGGTAATATTCTAGTTCAGATGATTGCGCTAGGTGATATAAAAAATGTATCTGCTGCAAGGTCAATTGTAAGCGCTTCTAATGGAATTAGACATTTTGTTCCTCGTGAAAATTATTATGGAGAAGTGTTAGAAGCATATCAAAATTATATTAATCGAAAAAGTGAGGGAACAGGCGAATGA
- a CDS encoding AraC family transcriptional regulator, whose product MNSSILNLLTAETTIEKEQKKNNHYIADIPSYARLNKSSDFTLQNKYFFANKDIYISKHNRYADYPAHTHQFLEINYMVSGNCHQTVDGREILLHQHDLLLIDIGCTHTIKKLNTNDIMINILFQNTNISIDWLNNLKKSQSLLYSLLLNRSYGEENINHFILFKHNNHSQINSVIENLVNEYVKKRPFYNEVISSYLQILLTELVRNYQIKPTSTLSSSQKTVTEVLHDIEHHYREITLTKEAAKLGYNKNYLSNLLKNKTGKSFSGLLTYQRLINARLLLTSTNQPIRDIMEQVGITNKTFFYKKYKEQYSELPGKTRTSPKKILPTFSNN is encoded by the coding sequence ATGAACTCTAGTATTCTTAATCTTTTAACGGCTGAAACAACCATCGAAAAAGAGCAGAAAAAAAATAACCATTATATTGCGGATATTCCTTCATATGCACGTCTTAATAAATCTTCTGATTTTACGCTTCAAAATAAATATTTTTTCGCTAATAAGGATATTTATATTAGTAAACATAATCGTTATGCAGATTATCCCGCACATACACATCAATTTTTAGAGATAAATTACATGGTATCTGGTAACTGTCATCAAACTGTTGATGGTCGTGAGATTCTCTTACACCAACACGATTTATTATTAATTGATATTGGCTGTACACACACTATAAAAAAACTAAACACTAACGATATTATGATTAATATTCTTTTTCAAAATACTAATATTTCAATTGACTGGTTAAATAATCTTAAAAAAAGCCAAAGCCTACTTTATTCACTACTCCTTAATCGTAGTTACGGGGAAGAAAATATTAACCATTTCATCCTCTTCAAACATAATAATCACTCCCAAATAAACTCTGTGATCGAAAATCTAGTTAATGAATACGTCAAAAAACGTCCTTTCTATAACGAAGTAATTTCATCTTACCTTCAAATTTTATTAACCGAACTTGTTAGAAATTATCAGATTAAACCAACTAGTACACTAAGCTCCTCTCAAAAGACAGTCACTGAGGTTTTACATGATATTGAACACCATTATCGTGAAATAACACTAACTAAAGAGGCTGCCAAGCTAGGTTATAATAAAAATTATCTAAGCAACCTTTTAAAAAATAAAACAGGGAAATCATTTTCAGGTTTATTAACCTACCAACGTTTAATTAACGCCCGATTACTACTAACGTCTACTAACCAACCTATCCGAGATATTATGGAACAAGTTGGCATTACAAATAAAACTTTTTTCTATAAAAAATATAAAGAACAATATTCAGAACTACCCGGAAAAACTCGTACCAGTCCTAAGAAAATCCTCCCTACTTTCTCAAATAATTAA
- a CDS encoding iron-containing alcohol dehydrogenase, with protein sequence MKTNFDFLMPSVNFFGPGVIEKIGDRTKMLNITKPLIVTDTFLEGVPDGPVAQTLASLDQAGVQYSIFNGVEPNPKVRNIQAGKAQYLADGCDGLITVGGGSAHDCGKGIGILLTNGDDITKLAGIETLENALPPLLAVNTTAGTGSELTRHCVITNEETHLKFVVVSWRNIPLVSFNDPMLMLDVPAKLTAATGMDAFVQAIEPYVSTNRNAITDGQCLQAIKLIEESLREAVANGHNIEARTKMCEAEMLAGMAFNNADLGYVHAMAHQLGGQYDAPHGVCCALLLPIVEEFNIVACPDRFAELARAMGENTDGLSTRDAAELAIKGMRQMAADVGIPTSIKAIGAKPADFEMMAENALKDGNAFSNPRKATKAEIVALFQKAYDAE encoded by the coding sequence ATGAAAACAAACTTTGATTTTTTAATGCCTAGCGTTAACTTTTTTGGCCCTGGCGTCATCGAAAAGATTGGTGATCGCACCAAAATGTTAAATATTACCAAACCTTTAATCGTGACTGATACTTTTTTAGAAGGTGTTCCTGATGGTCCTGTCGCCCAAACACTCGCTTCATTGGATCAAGCCGGTGTTCAATACAGCATCTTTAACGGTGTTGAACCTAATCCTAAAGTCCGCAATATTCAAGCCGGCAAGGCGCAATACCTCGCTGATGGTTGTGATGGCCTCATTACTGTCGGGGGTGGTTCCGCTCACGATTGTGGTAAAGGAATTGGTATCTTGCTCACTAACGGTGACGACATTACCAAATTAGCTGGGATTGAGACCTTAGAAAACGCCCTACCACCACTATTAGCGGTTAATACAACTGCCGGAACAGGTTCAGAATTAACCCGCCACTGCGTTATTACAAATGAAGAAACCCATCTTAAATTTGTCGTCGTTTCTTGGCGGAATATTCCGCTCGTTTCATTTAACGATCCAATGTTAATGTTAGATGTTCCCGCTAAATTAACGGCTGCAACCGGGATGGACGCCTTTGTCCAAGCCATCGAACCCTACGTTTCAACCAACCGTAATGCGATTACTGATGGCCAATGTCTCCAAGCCATCAAGTTGATTGAAGAAAGCTTGCGCGAAGCTGTTGCTAACGGCCATAACATCGAAGCGCGGACCAAGATGTGCGAAGCTGAAATGTTAGCAGGCATGGCTTTCAACAACGCTGATCTTGGTTACGTGCACGCAATGGCCCATCAATTAGGTGGCCAATATGATGCTCCTCATGGTGTTTGTTGTGCCCTCTTATTACCAATCGTTGAAGAATTCAACATCGTCGCTTGTCCCGACCGTTTTGCAGAATTAGCACGCGCGATGGGCGAAAATACGGATGGTCTTTCAACAAGAGATGCCGCTGAACTTGCTATCAAAGGGATGCGCCAAATGGCAGCCGATGTTGGTATTCCAACTAGCATCAAAGCAATCGGTGCTAAACCAGCCGATTTCGAAATGATGGCCGAAAATGCTTTGAAAGACGGCAACGCCTTTTCAAACCCACGTAAGGCAACTAAAGCAGAAATCGTTGCCCTTTTCCAAAAGGCATATGACGCTGAATAA
- a CDS encoding NAD(P)-dependent alcohol dehydrogenase — protein sequence MKIKAAVVEEKGGPFVIKDNIELAPLHPDDVQVHMVASGICHSDEALRKGDAIIGYPIVLGHEGSGIVEKVGSNVQSLKVGDHVVLSFYACGICENCLKGVPTQCLNYAENNLSGVRPDGSSHFTENEHHVADMFDQSSFTTTTVVRERNAVKVPDDLDLRELGPLGCGYVTGSGTVLNTLKPKPGDTIAVFGTGAVGLAAMMAGKISGCTKVIAVDIIDERLALAKELGATDTINSRQTDDVVAAIQALTNGRGVNFCVDTTGITPVMEDSIKALCQGGVSATIAVTPNHIDLDTWNDLCVNDKSVVGVNMGDSIPQIDIPRLIEFYRQGMFPFDKTEKFYDFEDINQASQDSKTGETIKPILIIDKNYQL from the coding sequence ATGAAAATTAAAGCTGCAGTTGTTGAAGAAAAAGGTGGACCATTTGTCATTAAAGATAATATTGAATTAGCCCCACTCCATCCAGATGATGTTCAAGTCCACATGGTCGCAAGTGGCATTTGTCATTCTGATGAAGCACTCCGCAAAGGCGACGCAATCATTGGTTATCCAATTGTGCTTGGTCATGAAGGTTCCGGGATTGTTGAAAAAGTTGGCTCAAATGTCCAAAGTTTAAAAGTTGGCGATCATGTCGTTCTGTCATTTTATGCTTGTGGTATTTGCGAAAACTGTCTTAAAGGGGTGCCAACCCAATGTTTAAATTATGCTGAAAATAACCTTTCTGGTGTACGTCCAGACGGTAGTTCTCACTTTACTGAAAACGAACACCATGTTGCTGATATGTTTGATCAATCATCATTCACCACAACGACTGTCGTTCGTGAAAGAAATGCCGTTAAAGTGCCTGATGATTTAGATTTACGTGAACTCGGACCTCTTGGTTGTGGCTACGTCACTGGTAGTGGTACTGTTTTAAATACTTTAAAACCAAAACCTGGTGATACAATCGCCGTCTTCGGTACAGGGGCCGTTGGTTTAGCCGCAATGATGGCCGGTAAAATTTCTGGCTGTACCAAAGTCATCGCAGTCGACATTATCGACGAACGCTTGGCACTCGCTAAAGAACTTGGCGCCACTGATACCATTAACAGCCGTCAAACAGACGATGTTGTCGCAGCTATTCAAGCGCTCACTAACGGCCGTGGTGTGAACTTCTGTGTCGACACCACTGGGATTACACCAGTCATGGAAGACTCAATCAAAGCCCTTTGCCAAGGTGGTGTTTCAGCAACAATCGCTGTTACCCCTAACCACATCGATCTCGATACTTGGAACGATTTATGCGTTAACGATAAATCAGTCGTTGGCGTTAATATGGGCGATTCAATCCCACAAATCGACATTCCGCGTTTAATTGAATTCTACCGTCAAGGGATGTTCCCATTTGATAAAACTGAAAAATTTTATGACTTCGAAGATATTAATCAAGCAAGTCAAGATTCAAAAACTGGGGAAACAATAAAACCAATTCTAATTATTGATAAGAATTATCAACTTTAA
- a CDS encoding L-rhamnose isomerase encodes MNKEENVKKSYELAKERYAALGVDTEKALEDLAKVKLSIHCWQGDDIHGFLFPNQELTGGIGVSGNYPGLATTPDQLSSDLSEGLSLIPGKHKVQLHATYAVTDKPKDLDELEPEDFKYWVDWAKKEGVGLDMNGTFFSHPMLKDGFTLASPDKNVRDFWIEHGKRSRRIAEYFGKELGQQSVNNFWVPDGYKDNPIDKISPRRRLMASLDEIIKEPMDEKNTIEAFEGKLFGTGVESYTVGSHEFYENYALTRQKLWTIDAGHFHPTEDVSDKFSAFLPFGKGLMLHVSRPVRWDSDHVVIFDDALIRIMRSLVRDDLLGRTNIGLDFFDATINRVSAWVVGARASQKAILQAMLAPIDDLKKAEEQGDYTKRLAVTEELKSYPFGAVWDEFCVRNNVPVGEDWLDNIKDYENNVQFKR; translated from the coding sequence ATGAATAAAGAAGAAAATGTTAAAAAGAGCTATGAATTAGCAAAAGAACGTTATGCTGCATTAGGTGTTGATACAGAAAAGGCATTAGAAGACTTAGCTAAGGTAAAATTATCAATTCATTGTTGGCAAGGTGATGATATTCATGGATTCCTATTCCCTAACCAAGAATTGACAGGCGGTATTGGTGTTAGCGGGAATTATCCAGGATTAGCAACAACCCCAGATCAATTGAGTTCAGATTTATCTGAAGGCCTATCATTGATTCCAGGGAAGCATAAAGTACAATTACACGCTACTTATGCTGTAACGGATAAGCCAAAAGATTTAGATGAATTAGAACCAGAAGATTTCAAATATTGGGTTGACTGGGCTAAAAAAGAGGGTGTTGGTCTTGACATGAACGGGACATTCTTCTCACACCCAATGTTGAAAGATGGCTTCACTTTAGCAAGCCCAGATAAAAATGTACGCGATTTTTGGATTGAACATGGTAAACGAAGCCGTAGAATTGCTGAATATTTCGGTAAAGAATTAGGACAACAATCTGTTAATAATTTTTGGGTGCCAGATGGTTATAAAGATAATCCAATTGATAAAATATCACCACGTCGCCGTTTAATGGCTTCATTAGACGAAATCATTAAAGAACCAATGGATGAAAAAAATACAATTGAAGCTTTCGAAGGTAAATTGTTTGGAACTGGTGTTGAGTCATACACTGTTGGCTCACATGAATTCTATGAAAATTATGCTTTAACACGTCAAAAATTATGGACAATTGATGCTGGTCACTTCCATCCAACAGAAGATGTTTCAGATAAGTTTTCGGCATTCTTACCATTTGGTAAAGGTTTAATGCTTCATGTTTCACGTCCAGTACGTTGGGATAGTGATCATGTAGTTATCTTTGATGATGCTTTAATCCGAATTATGCGTTCACTGGTTAGAGATGACTTATTAGGGCGTACTAATATTGGGTTAGATTTCTTTGATGCAACTATTAATCGTGTTTCTGCATGGGTCGTTGGTGCGCGTGCTTCTCAAAAAGCTATTCTACAAGCAATGTTGGCACCAATTGATGATTTAAAGAAAGCAGAAGAACAAGGCGACTATACAAAACGTCTAGCAGTGACAGAAGAATTAAAATCATATCCATTTGGTGCTGTTTGGGATGAATTCTGTGTTAGAAATAATGTACCAGTTGGAGAAGATTGGTTGGATAATATTAAAGATTATGAAAATAACGTTCAGTTCAAACGCTAA
- the hflX gene encoding GTPase HflX: MQETKMAQKRVLITGVSNRQTNFDYTMRELGELARADNLEVVGEVRQNIDQASHRTYFGKGKVQEIKAEAAQADADIIVVNDELSPSQIRNLEKELEMSILDRTQLILEIFASRAKTKEAQLQVAIAEAKYQLPRLHPSKNKLDQQGGGGSTNRGAGETQLELDRRLIEKRITKLKGELAQIDQQQEVQRRQRTKNAVPVVALVGYTNAGKSTTMNRILQRLNPDTPEKQVFEKDMLFATLDTSVREIVLPNKQKFLLSDTVGFVTKLPHHLIQAFKSTLAEAAGADLLIHVVDYSDPNYLDMMKTTQETLDSLGVKDIPVIEAYNKADLKPDTRYPEVDGTQIVYSARDEVAIDALIALINKQLFEQYPTLDFLIPFTEGQAVAYLSERANILEQSYEEEGTKIRAQISPDLLGAVQKYVQE; this comes from the coding sequence ATGCAAGAAACAAAAATGGCACAAAAACGAGTATTAATTACTGGCGTTAGCAATCGCCAAACAAACTTTGACTATACAATGCGTGAATTAGGCGAATTAGCCCGCGCTGATAACTTAGAAGTGGTTGGTGAAGTACGCCAAAACATCGATCAAGCTAGTCACCGAACTTATTTTGGTAAGGGTAAAGTCCAAGAAATCAAGGCTGAAGCTGCTCAAGCCGATGCTGATATCATTGTCGTTAACGATGAACTATCCCCTTCACAAATTAGAAACCTTGAAAAAGAATTAGAAATGAGTATTCTGGATCGCACACAGTTGATTCTAGAAATCTTTGCTAGCCGCGCTAAGACTAAGGAAGCCCAACTACAAGTTGCGATTGCCGAAGCAAAATACCAATTACCACGTTTACACCCTTCAAAAAACAAACTGGATCAACAAGGTGGCGGTGGTTCAACTAACCGTGGGGCCGGTGAAACACAACTTGAATTAGATCGTCGTTTAATTGAAAAACGGATTACTAAATTAAAGGGTGAATTAGCCCAAATTGATCAACAACAAGAAGTCCAACGTCGTCAACGGACTAAAAATGCGGTCCCTGTTGTGGCACTCGTTGGTTATACCAATGCTGGTAAATCAACAACGATGAACCGTATTTTACAACGTTTGAATCCAGACACACCTGAAAAACAAGTTTTTGAAAAGGACATGTTATTTGCAACCCTTGATACAAGTGTTCGCGAAATTGTTCTTCCTAACAAGCAGAAATTCTTATTAAGTGATACGGTTGGTTTCGTTACTAAATTACCTCATCACTTGATCCAGGCTTTCAAATCAACCTTGGCTGAAGCCGCGGGTGCTGATCTATTGATTCACGTTGTCGATTATTCAGACCCTAATTACCTCGATATGATGAAAACAACACAAGAAACACTCGACTCATTAGGTGTTAAGGATATTCCGGTCATTGAAGCTTACAATAAAGCTGATTTAAAACCTGATACCCGCTACCCAGAAGTCGATGGCACACAAATCGTTTACTCTGCACGTGATGAGGTTGCCATTGATGCTTTAATCGCGCTCATCAACAAGCAACTCTTTGAACAATATCCAACGCTTGATTTCCTCATTCCATTTACAGAAGGCCAAGCGGTTGCTTACTTAAGCGAACGCGCCAACATTCTGGAACAAAGTTATGAAGAAGAAGGGACTAAAATTCGGGCACAAATCAGCCCTGATTTACTAGGTGCCGTTCAAAAATATGTTCAAGAATAA
- a CDS encoding MSCRAMM family protein, translating to MTKVETDQTGRAELRDQKPGRYRVTEVEAPLGYRLATEPRIVALSEKSPRATQLTVTDEAQMGQLLIKHTTKKGAPIAKAYFEVKDQSGREVGYYQTDSQGQIKLTQLAVGQYTVQEIKAPTGYEINPAVTKVAITDRKTATVAIKAEQQAPDVKLGSFVLIDRDQKTQLAIAGATYRLETLAGQVVRPEIVVGATGQVVVDDLTPGQYRLVQLTAAPGYQKQTNNQIIEIKQDAQLKQVTIESHQSQGTVIVNQVDGNTNQALVGAKYELQNQSGKVLVENLKSDEHGQVRITHLDPDTYRLVQVSATKGYDPLKKPIVFTITNR from the coding sequence ATGACTAAAGTTGAAACGGATCAAACCGGTCGGGCTGAGTTGCGGGACCAAAAACCAGGGCGCTATCGCGTAACTGAAGTGGAAGCACCACTTGGTTACCGGTTAGCAACTGAACCTAGAATTGTAGCGTTGTCTGAAAAATCACCGCGAGCAACACAACTAACGGTAACAGATGAAGCGCAAATGGGGCAGTTACTGATTAAGCATACAACTAAAAAGGGCGCACCGATTGCAAAGGCCTACTTTGAGGTTAAGGATCAAAGTGGTCGAGAAGTCGGTTATTATCAAACTGATAGTCAAGGACAGATTAAATTAACCCAGCTAGCAGTGGGGCAATATACTGTTCAAGAAATCAAGGCACCAACTGGGTATGAAATTAATCCGGCAGTGACAAAGGTGGCCATTACGGATCGCAAAACAGCAACGGTCGCCATTAAGGCTGAGCAACAAGCACCCGATGTTAAATTGGGGAGTTTTGTATTGATCGATAGGGATCAGAAAACGCAGTTAGCGATTGCTGGTGCAACTTATCGATTGGAAACGTTAGCTGGTCAGGTGGTTCGGCCAGAAATTGTAGTGGGTGCAACTGGTCAAGTCGTAGTTGACGACCTCACACCTGGTCAATATCGACTCGTACAATTGACGGCGGCACCTGGCTATCAAAAACAAACTAACAATCAAATCATCGAAATTAAACAGGATGCGCAACTTAAACAGGTGACGATTGAAAGTCATCAGTCACAAGGGACAGTCATTGTAAATCAAGTAGATGGCAATACGAACCAAGCTTTGGTTGGAGCGAAATATGAATTACAAAATCAAAGTGGTAAGGTGCTTGTCGAAAACTTGAAGAGCGATGAACATGGTCAAGTTCGCATCACACATCTCGATCCTGATACGTACCGTTTGGTGCAAGTATCGGCAACTAAGGGCTATGACCCGCTTAAAAAGCCGATTGTCTTTACGATAACCAATCGCTAA
- a CDS encoding ROK family protein encodes MANLALIDVGGTTIKFALWDGTAHKLTKQGMVATPKSLNAYYAALTKIVRTYQLSDQIVGVGMSTPGAVNKATGIIEGASALPYIHNFEIQGALEMRFGLPVIMENEINCAALAELGSGSAEGLQNVLYLAIDSDVGGAVIIDGHIQHGSHLFSGEFGAMLMVDGHPLSEVGTITYLTQQYNQQAHAELTGTEIFALARQGNSLAHQVTTAFYQHLAQAIYNLQYCFDPEAIILGGGLEKIDFLVPHIEIERRKLLTQVQLAPFETPLLASQYQDDANLMGALVDFQQCYPQKML; translated from the coding sequence ATGGCTAATTTAGCGCTGATTGATGTTGGGGGAACAACCATTAAATTTGCCTTATGGGATGGTACTGCTCATAAGTTAACAAAGCAGGGAATGGTTGCGACCCCTAAATCGCTAAATGCTTATTACGCAGCGTTGACCAAAATTGTTCGGACATATCAATTGTCAGATCAAATCGTCGGCGTGGGAATGAGCACACCCGGGGCAGTCAATAAAGCGACTGGGATTATTGAAGGTGCCAGTGCCCTCCCGTACATTCATAATTTTGAAATTCAAGGTGCATTAGAAATGCGATTTGGATTACCCGTCATTATGGAAAATGAGATTAATTGTGCAGCCTTGGCCGAATTAGGCAGTGGTTCAGCAGAGGGCTTACAGAACGTTTTATATTTGGCGATTGACTCAGACGTTGGGGGTGCGGTCATTATTGATGGACACATTCAACATGGCTCGCATCTGTTTAGTGGTGAATTTGGTGCGATGTTAATGGTTGATGGTCATCCGCTAAGTGAGGTGGGAACCATTACCTATTTAACGCAACAATATAATCAACAAGCCCATGCTGAACTGACGGGAACGGAAATTTTTGCTTTGGCGAGACAAGGCAATTCTTTGGCACACCAAGTGACTACGGCCTTTTATCAACATTTAGCGCAAGCTATTTATAATTTACAATATTGTTTTGATCCAGAAGCCATTATTTTAGGGGGCGGTCTTGAAAAGATTGATTTTTTAGTCCCTCATATTGAAATTGAACGTCGCAAATTATTAACGCAAGTTCAGTTAGCACCATTTGAAACACCACTTTTAGCGAGTCAGTATCAAGACGA
- a CDS encoding MFS transporter, giving the protein MPEKSKLKSVIAVSLTNYLDSGSIVAGASGLALWTKALGLSSFEVGLLGALSANAFGAAVGALIGGRLSDKYGRKFIYTYNMLVYMLGVLIVMVSFNFPMLLTGFMVTGISVGAGVPASWTYIAETSQSSNRAHNIGISQFAWSMGPAIIFVLGVVLSPLGLLGNRIIFGSLFVVALIAWMMQRGLEESSDWQEQKQKENASGIKPHPYKELFSNIVNVKTILYLIGVYALWNLAAGVQGFFMPYIYSTVGGLTNMQANLLSAVVWILTSMTGYFIFAKLGDRVSHRLMYGIGALMAMLAWVLITFGGMGWTTLWGFVLLWGLSAGFGAQAFYALWATELFPTRYRAGSQGVMFFVVRASAGIWSIIFPPIMASLGFKYAGTMIVIFLAISLVIGVIWAPHTRGKSLDEITEERYGSKK; this is encoded by the coding sequence ATGCCAGAAAAAAGTAAGCTTAAATCCGTAATAGCCGTTTCGTTAACAAACTATTTAGATTCAGGCTCAATTGTTGCTGGTGCAAGTGGACTTGCATTATGGACAAAAGCATTAGGACTTAGTAGTTTTGAAGTCGGATTGTTAGGGGCTCTAAGTGCGAATGCTTTTGGTGCCGCTGTGGGTGCTTTAATTGGCGGTCGATTATCTGATAAATATGGTCGTAAATTTATCTATACGTACAATATGTTGGTTTATATGTTAGGCGTCTTAATTGTTATGGTGTCATTTAACTTTCCGATGTTATTGACAGGCTTTATGGTAACTGGGATATCTGTGGGTGCTGGTGTACCAGCATCATGGACGTATATTGCAGAAACCTCTCAATCGAGCAATCGGGCACATAATATCGGGATATCACAATTTGCTTGGTCGATGGGACCAGCTATTATTTTTGTACTAGGTGTAGTTTTATCACCTCTTGGCCTTTTAGGTAATCGAATTATTTTTGGCTCGTTGTTTGTAGTTGCGCTCATTGCATGGATGATGCAAAGGGGATTGGAAGAGTCTTCCGATTGGCAAGAACAAAAGCAAAAAGAAAATGCTAGTGGTATTAAACCGCATCCTTATAAAGAATTATTCTCTAATATCGTTAACGTTAAAACGATTTTATATTTAATCGGGGTTTATGCATTGTGGAATTTAGCAGCAGGTGTTCAAGGATTTTTCATGCCATACATCTATTCAACTGTTGGTGGTTTAACAAATATGCAAGCTAACTTATTATCAGCGGTCGTTTGGATTTTAACTTCAATGACTGGATATTTCATCTTTGCTAAATTGGGCGATCGCGTTAGTCATCGATTAATGTACGGTATAGGTGCCTTAATGGCAATGTTAGCTTGGGTTTTAATTACCTTTGGCGGTATGGGATGGACTACTCTATGGGGATTTGTATTACTTTGGGGACTATCTGCAGGATTTGGTGCACAAGCTTTCTACGCATTATGGGCAACAGAGTTATTCCCAACACGTTATCGTGCAGGTTCTCAAGGTGTAATGTTTTTTGTTGTTAGAGCTTCAGCTGGTATTTGGTCGATTATTTTCCCACCAATAATGGCTTCTCTAGGATTTAAATACGCTGGCACTATGATTGTTATCTTTTTAGCAATTTCATTAGTGATTGGTGTTATCTGGGCACCACATACACGTGGTAAATCATTAGACGAAATAACAGAAGAACGGTATGGTTCAAAAAAATAA
- the rhaM gene encoding L-rhamnose mutarotase — translation MKRIAQIMYVYPDQYDEYERRHNELWPEMKEALKKYGATNYSIFLNRENGELFAYLEVSNVDQYNKIANTDICKKWWVYMEPLMKTNPNSSPVALDLNEVFHLA, via the coding sequence ATGAAACGAATTGCACAGATTATGTATGTTTATCCGGATCAATATGATGAATATGAACGACGTCATAATGAACTATGGCCAGAAATGAAGGAAGCATTAAAGAAATATGGTGCGACCAATTATTCTATCTTTTTAAATCGTGAAAATGGTGAGTTATTTGCTTATCTTGAAGTTTCGAATGTAGATCAATATAACAAAATAGCTAATACAGATATTTGCAAAAAATGGTGGGTTTACATGGAACCACTTATGAAAACAAACCCAAACAGTAGTCCTGTAGCACTAGACTTAAATGAAGTATTCCACTTAGCGTAA